DNA from Mucilaginibacter mallensis:
AGCTCAGTTCATCTTTGCCTAAACGCTTTAACAGCCATTCGCTGTCAGTAATATTTGCGCCCTTAGCATAATTGATCTGCACGTTTGAGCCTGCCAGTTGCTTTATACCATCTAAAACCGATACCGATTTATGCCAGTCGCCAGCGCCGCTCCATGGGCCTATCATATCCCTGTGGTCATCCGCCAGCGGGCCAACCAACGCTATAGAACCGCCTTGTTTTAGTGGCAATACACTGTTGTTGTTCTTTAATAGTACGATACTCTTTTTAGCGGCATCACGCGCTGCATCAATGTAATCCTGTTTCATGATGGTTGTTGCTGCACGTTGTACATTGCAGTAACGGTATGGGTCGGTAAACAAACCCATTTTGTATTTAGCCTCCAGTATGCGGCGACAAGCAATATCAATCTCTGACACAGGCACTTTTCCATCATTAACCAGTTTTTTAAGGTTATCCAGGAAAATATCGCTCACCATATCCATATCAATACCGGCATCAATAGCTTTTTTACCAACGGCATAACCATCTTTACCCATACCATGTGGTATCAGTTCCATCATAGCGGTGTAATCGGTAGCTACAAAGCCCTTAAAGCCCCATTGCTTTCTCAGCAGATCGGTCATCAGCCATTTGTTGGCAGTTGCCGGCACACCGTTTATCTCGTTAAAGGACGACATGATGCTACCTGCACCGGCATCAATAGCGGCTTTATATGGCGGCAAATAGTCCTGGTACATACGGCGCTCACTCATATCAACCGTGTTATAATCGCGGCCTGATTCAGCCGCACCATATAAGGCAAAGTGCTTTACGCAAGCCATTACATGATCGGTATCATACAAATTATTGCCCTGGTAGCCTTTAACCATTCTTGCAGCAATCTGTGAGCCCAGCCAGGTATCTTCGCCATTACCTTCGGCAATACGACCCCAGCGTGGGTCGCGGGCAATATCAACCATTGGCGAGAACACCCAGTTCAGGCCGTCGGCGCTGGCTTCTGAAGCTGCTATTTGCGCTGATTTTTGTATCATATCCAGATCCCAACTTGAGGCTAAACCCAATGGGATCGGGAAAATTGTTTTATGGCCGTGTATCACATCGTAACCAAAAAACAATGGTATTTTTAAGCGGCTATGGTTAACCGCAATCTCTTGCAATTTGCGTACAGCATCGGGCGTGTAGGTATTAAATACACCGCCAACGTTGCCTTTTTGTATATTCTCGTTTACGTTCTTGCTCACTATCGGGCCCGTTACATCAAAGCCCACTGCTTCAAGGTTTAGCTGGCCGATCTTTTCATCCAATGTCATTTTCGACATTAAATTTGTGATGAAAGCGTCCATCTTTTTTTGTTGTGCCGGTGAAACGGACTGGGCAAAGGAATTTGTAAAAGGTGCTATAAGCAGAAAACAACAGATAAGCCTACGTATCATTGGTATTGATTTTTTAGTTTTTATTTGGGTAGAATATATATTTAATTTATTGCGGGGCTTTCAAAACCCAGTTTTTGCAGGCCACCTTTTACTTCGGGGCAACTCATGAATAATTTCCATAATAAGCCTGTACGATAGTTCTCAATCATCACCACAATAGGCCCCTCGTCAATAGCCAGGTACGATTTTGAATACCAGTTATGCGATTCGCTAAAGGCGTCGGTAAAGCCGTATTCGCCCCAGATCTTATCGCCCATATCATAATAAAAATGTCGCAGCGCCTGCATACTATATTGCGGTGTATATGGAAATGCGGATAAAGCCGCAGTTGGCGTTATCACCCCCAAATCATTAGTTGGCGAGTGTGCATTATAGCCCTCGTAATTATCGCTGGCGGTTAGCCCCCAGCAGTTTTCGCCGTAGCCTTTGTATTTTTTGGGGTTATCAATACAATATGCCCTATTAATGAGGGTATGATTTAAATTCTGCTCCCAGTAATCCGCATATTCATCCTTCAAACCTTTAGGGTTTAAGCCCAAAAATGAATAATGGGTGTAGAACAACGGGCCGCCATAATCAAAGCCCAGCGGCAGTTTTATATTGTAAAAAGTTTTGCCATTTTTAAAGAAATCGCTTTGTGCCCAGCCGTTATGGTAAACATTGGCTGTAACCGGGTAACGTGTGCCTGAGGCAGCAAGCACATAGGTTATTAAGCATTCATTATACCCGCGAATGGCGAAGTTCATGGCCCAGCCATTATTAGGCGACCAGTGCCAGTATAGGTTATCCCTGCCATCATGTGTAAACCAACTCCACTCAATATCGTTCCACATCCAGTTGATCACATCGCGGATATGTTGCTCTTTTGGGTTATCATTATTATAATATTGCCTTGCGCATAGCAGGCCCTGGAACAGATAAGAGGTTTCCACCAGATCAGCGCCATCATCCTTACGCCCGAAAGGGATCACTTTACCAGTTGCACCGTTCAGCCAATGCGGGAACACACCGTGATAGGAATCCGCCTTGTATAAAAAATCGACGATCTTCAGCATACGGTCATCAGCCTGTTCACGGGTTATCCATTTTCTTTCCGTGGCTACTATCATGGCCATCACCCCAAAACCTGAGCCGCCAATGGTCACCACCTCGTTGCCATAATTAAAGGCTACATTGCTGCGCTCACGGGCCAGGCCGCTTATAGGGTGGCCAAAATCCCAGAAATAGCGAAATGTCTGACGCTGTACCACATCAAGCAAAGCGCTATCAGTCAGATTTTTTATGATACCGACAGGCTTTATGCTCTCAGCTGAAGTTGTTGCCGATGATTGTGCACGGCAAAAAATTGCCGTTAGCATTAGAAAAGAGGATATAAGTATTTTTTTCATTTAAGTGTTATATAGCTAGAGATTAGGACTTGTAAAACCCAGACTCTTCATACCGGTTTTTACTTCGGGGCAACTCATAAATAAGTTCCAGAGCAAACCGCTACGGTAATTTTCAATATTATCAATTATCGGCCCTTCGTCAATTGCCAGGTTAGATGTCGCGAACCAGGCA
Protein-coding regions in this window:
- the bglX gene encoding beta-glucosidase BglX; translated protein: MIRRLICCFLLIAPFTNSFAQSVSPAQQKKMDAFITNLMSKMTLDEKIGQLNLEAVGFDVTGPIVSKNVNENIQKGNVGGVFNTYTPDAVRKLQEIAVNHSRLKIPLFFGYDVIHGHKTIFPIPLGLASSWDLDMIQKSAQIAASEASADGLNWVFSPMVDIARDPRWGRIAEGNGEDTWLGSQIAARMVKGYQGNNLYDTDHVMACVKHFALYGAAESGRDYNTVDMSERRMYQDYLPPYKAAIDAGAGSIMSSFNEINGVPATANKWLMTDLLRKQWGFKGFVATDYTAMMELIPHGMGKDGYAVGKKAIDAGIDMDMVSDIFLDNLKKLVNDGKVPVSEIDIACRRILEAKYKMGLFTDPYRYCNVQRAATTIMKQDYIDAARDAAKKSIVLLKNNNSVLPLKQGGSIALVGPLADDHRDMIGPWSGAGDWHKSVSVLDGIKQLAGSNVQINYAKGANITDSEWLLKRLGKDELSFDKRSPQEMIDEAVAAAKKSDVIVAVVGEAATMSGEAASRSDIGIFPNQEDLLKALKATGKPLVIVLMNGRPLTLNWENDNADAMLEAWFGGTEAGSAIADVLFGAYNPSAKITATFPQNVGQIPLYYSHKNTGRPYAGDFVDRYKSRYLDVSNDPLYPFGFGLSYTTFTYSPIKLNTTSIKPGQPLQVSVTVSNTGKYDGTEIVQLYTRQMYGSVTRPVEELKNFKKVFLKAGESQVVNFTITSDDLKFYNIDMKYTYEPGDFKVFVGTNSRDVNSADFKLTN
- a CDS encoding glucoamylase family protein, coding for MKKILISSFLMLTAIFCRAQSSATTSAESIKPVGIIKNLTDSALLDVVQRQTFRYFWDFGHPISGLARERSNVAFNYGNEVVTIGGSGFGVMAMIVATERKWITREQADDRMLKIVDFLYKADSYHGVFPHWLNGATGKVIPFGRKDDGADLVETSYLFQGLLCARQYYNNDNPKEQHIRDVINWMWNDIEWSWFTHDGRDNLYWHWSPNNGWAMNFAIRGYNECLITYVLAASGTRYPVTANVYHNGWAQSDFFKNGKTFYNIKLPLGFDYGGPLFYTHYSFLGLNPKGLKDEYADYWEQNLNHTLINRAYCIDNPKKYKGYGENCWGLTASDNYEGYNAHSPTNDLGVITPTAALSAFPYTPQYSMQALRHFYYDMGDKIWGEYGFTDAFSESHNWYSKSYLAIDEGPIVVMIENYRTGLLWKLFMSCPEVKGGLQKLGFESPAIN